From Rutidosis leptorrhynchoides isolate AG116_Rl617_1_P2 chromosome 3, CSIRO_AGI_Rlap_v1, whole genome shotgun sequence, a single genomic window includes:
- the LOC139896651 gene encoding HMG-Y-related protein A-like, whose product MAGEELNRPPSLPPYTEMIFAAIDALKEKEGVTESSISNYIESTCGYLPDEHTTILTENLNKLVENGELMLLNNSYTRADISTTAKRGRGRPPKAKDPAAETRVPAQAQAQAETEGQPGSEVKRGRGRPKKDPNAPPSAKKVKVATVPTPPSKTGRPRGRPRKVQPELTGVEAN is encoded by the exons ATGGCCGGCGAAGAGCTTAACCGTCCTCCATCACTCCCCCCGTACACAGAG ATGATATTTGCAGCAATTGATGCTCTGAAAGAGAAAGAAGGTGTAACAGAATCATCAATTTCAAATTACATCGAGTCAACATGTGGTTATTTACCAGATGAACACACCACTATTTTAACCGAAAACCTAAACAAGCTGGTTGAAAACGGTGAGCTTATGCTGTTGAATAACAGCTACACAAGAGCTGATATAAGCACCACCGCGAAACGCGGACGTGGCCGTCCACCTAAGGCAAAGGATCCGGCTGCAGAAACTCGGGTTCCGGCCCAGGCCCAGGCCCAAGCCGAAACTGAAGGTCAACCTGGTTCTGAAGTTAAGAGGGGGAGAGGAAGGCCTAAGAAGGATCCTAATGCTCCACCGTCTGCGAAGAAGGTGAAGGTTGCGACAGTGCCAACACCGCCGTCGAAAACTGGCCGACCGAGAGGACGACCACGTAAGGTGCAGCCTGAGCTTACTGGTGTTGAAGCTAACTGA